In Podospora pseudoanserina strain CBS 124.78 chromosome 5, whole genome shotgun sequence, a single window of DNA contains:
- a CDS encoding hypothetical protein (BUSCO:EOG0926074Y; EggNog:ENOG503NW3Q; COG:U) has protein sequence MQSASGMLTKFESKSSRAKGIAFHPKRPWILVSLHSSTIQLWDYRMGTLIDRFEEHDGPVRGVDFHKTQPLFVSGGDDYKIKVWSYQTRRCLFTLNGHLDYIRTVFFHNELPWIVSASDDQTIRIWNWQNRSLLCTMTGHNHYVMCAQFHPKDADLVVSASLDQTVRVWDISGLRKKHSAPASIYESQMNQANQQQADMFGNTDAVVKFVLEGHDRGVNWVSFHPTMPLIVSAGDDRLIKLWRMSETKAWEVDTCRGHFQNASGCLFHPHQDLILSAGEDKTIRVWDLNKRTAVHTFKRENDRFWVIAAHPEINLFAAGHDNGVMVFKLERERPASAVYQNQLFYITKEKHVKSYDLQKNVESPTLLSLKKLGSPWVPPRTLSYNPAERSVLVTSPADGGSYELINLPRDGTGAIEPTESKRGSGNSAIFVARNRFAVLNTAAQTIDIKDLQNNVTRSFKPPLGTSDIYFGGTGNLLIITPTAVHLYDVQQKKTTTELAVNGVKYVVWSNDGLYAALLSKHNVTIVTKTLEQISTLHETIRIKSATWDDAGVLLYSTLNHVKYTLLNGDNGIVRTLDQTVYLVRVKGRNVYCLDRAAKPRILQIDPTEYRFKLALVKRNYEEMLHIIQNSSLVGQSIISYLQKKGYPEIALQFVQDPTTRFELAIECGNLEVAVEMAKQLDRPKLWTRLSAEALAHGNHSIVEMCYQKLKQFDKLSFLYLTTGDEAKLTRMAKIAEHRGDFGSRFQNALYLGEVEDRIQMFKEIDLYPLAYATTKAHGLDEECQSILEAAGLTEDELNLPTFGEPLTPPKPVVPTYKANWPTKATSQSFFEKALLGQMEGLSLEDESAAVNGVDAEAEEDGAKRDLLGDADEEEEDAGGWDMGDDVVPEIEEGLADVNIAEAGGAGSSEAELWARNSPLAVDHAAGGSFESAMQLLNRQVGAVNFAPLKSRFLEVYQASKTYLPASAGLPPLVNYVRRTVEEADLRKVFPVIPRDLEYLAEHDLHRGYKCMKTNKLEEGVTIFKNILHSLLVNAVGSEDEVAEAKKVITAAAEYTLAMSIELERRSLGTPEAILANPELLKRNLELAAYFTIPKIEVAHRQLALSNAMTQSMRSKNYSSALSFANRIISNGDAGGALAKLLEAARRNKATCERNPHDAVEIEFDQFAEFEICAASYTPIYSGTSYEECAFDGSKYHTKYKGTVCKVCEVCEVGKHGSGLKLFA, from the exons aTGCAGTCCGCTTCGGGCATGCTCACAAAA TTCGAGTCCAAGTCGTCGCGCGCAAAGGGAATTGCATTCCATCCCAAACG ACCATGGATCCTCGTCTCGCTTCACTCCTCGACCATTCAGCTTTGGGACTACCGTATGGGCACACTGATTGACCGATTCGAAGAGCACGATGGCCCCGTCCGCGGTGTCGACTTCCACAAGACGCAG CCCCTGTTCGTCTCGGGTGGTGACGACTACAAGATCAAGGTCTGGTCTTACCAGACCAGGAGGTGTCTGTTCACCCTGAACGGTCACTTGGACTACATTCGAACCGTCTTCTTCCACAACGAGCTCCCTTGGATTGTCAGCGCCTCTGACGATCAGACGATTCGGATATGGAACTGGCAGAACCGCTCCCTGC TTTGCACCATGACGGGCCACAACCACTATGTCATGTGTGCCCAATTCCACCCCAAGGATGCCGACCTCGTCGTGTCCGCCTCGCTCGATCAGACTGTTCGTGTTTGGGATA TCTCCGGCTTGCGCAAGAAACACTCCGCCCCTGCGTCCATCTACGAAAGTCAAATGAACCAggccaaccaacaacaagccgATATGTTTGGAAACACCGATGCCGTCGTCAAGTTCGTTCTCGAGGGTCACGATAGAGGCGTTAACTGGGTCTCGTTCCACCCTACCATGCCCCTGATAGTGTCGGCGGGCGACGATCGTCTCATCAAGTTGTGGCGTATGAGCGAAACCAAGGCGTGGGAGGTCGATACTTGCCGCGGGCATTTCCAGAACGCCAGTGGGTGCTTGTTCCACCCTCACCAGGACCTCATTCTTTCGGCCGGCGAGGATAAGACGATTCGTGTTTGGGATCTGAACAAGCGTACGGCGGTACACACGTTCAAGAGAGAAAACGACAGATTCTGGGTCATCGCCGCGCATCCTGAGATCAACCTTTTCGCTGCTGGACACGATAATGGTGTAATGGTGTTCAAGTTGGAGCGCGAGAGACCCGCGTCGGCTGTTTACCAAAACCAGCTCTTCTATATCACCAAGGAGAAGCATGTCAAGTCATACGACCTGCAAAAGAACGTCGAGTCCCCAACTCTGCTGTCTCTCAAGAAGCTGGGCAGCCCCTGGGTTCCCCCAAGGACGCTGTCTTACAACCCTGCTGAGCGCTCGGTTCTTGTCACATCCCCAGCGGACGGCGGCTCTTATGAGCTCATCAACCTTCCCCGTGATGGTACCGGCGCCATTGAGCCGACCGAGTCCAAGCGGGGCTCTGGTAACTCGGCCATCTTTGTTGCCCGCAACCGCTTTGCCGTCCTGAACACCGCTGCCCAAACCATCGATATCAAGGACCTTCAGAACAACGTTACCCGGTCCTTCAAGCCCCCTCTTGGCACTAGCGACATCTATTTCGGCGGCACGGGTaaccttctcatcatcacccccacgGCAGTACACCTTTACGATGTtcagcagaagaagaccaCTACCGAGCTCGCCGTAAATGGTGTCAAGTACGTCGTTTGGTCCAACGATGGCCTCTATGCCGCTCTCCTCAGCAAGCACAATGTCACCATTGTGACCAAGACCCTTGAGCAGATCAGCACGCTCCACGAAACGATCCGCATCAAGAGCGCCACCTGGGACGACGCCGGCGTCTTGTTGTATTCCACCCTTAACCACGTGAAGTACACGCTGTTGAACGGCGACAATGGTATCGTGCGCACTCTTGATCAGACTGTCTATCTTGTGAGGGTCAAGGGCCGTAACGTCTACTGCTTGGATCGTGCTGCGAAGCCCAGAATCCTCCAGATTGACCCTACCGAGTACCGCTTCAAGCTTGCCCTTGTCAAGAGAAACTACGAGGAGATGCTGCACATCATTCAGAACTCCAGCTTGGTTGGCCAATCCATTATTTCGTACCTGCAAAAGAAGGGCTACCCAGAGATTGCCCTTCAGTTCGTGCAAGACCCCACCACCCGCTTCGAGCTTGCGATTGAGTGCGGAAACCTTGAGGTGGCTGTTGAGATGGCCAAGCAGCTGGACAGGCCAAAATTGTGGACGAGATTGAGCGCCGAGGCCCTTGCTCACGGGAACCACTCCATTGTTGAGATGTGCTATCAGAAGCTCAAGCAGTTCGACAAGCTCTCCTTCCTATATCTCACAACCGGTGACGAGGCCAAGCTGACTAGGATGGCCAAGATTGCTGAGCACCGCGGAGACTTTGGCTCTAGATTCCAAAACGCCCTCTATCtcggtgaggttgaggacaGAATCCAGATGTTCAAGGAGATCGATCTTTATCCTCTGGCCTACGCTACAACCAAGGCCCACGGTCTGGATGAGGAGTGCCAATCGATCTTGGAGGCTGCCGGTCTCACAGAAGACGagctcaacctccccaccttTGGCGAACCTCTCACGCCTCCCAAGCCCGTTGTTCCTACATACAAGGCCAACTGGCCAACAAAGGCCACATCGCAATCCTTCTTCGAGAAGGCGCTGCTTGGCCAGATGGAGGGTCTTTCATTAGAAGACGAGTCAGCGGCGGTTAATGGTGTTGACGCcgaagctgaggaggatggcgctAAGCGCGACCTCCTTGGAGACgccgatgaagaggaggaggatgctggcGGCTGGGACATGGGTGATGACGTTGTGCCAGAGATTGAGGAGGGCCTGGCCGATGTCAACATCGCtgaggctggtggtgctggcagcAGCGAGGCTGAACTCTGGGCTCGCAACTCACCTCTGGCTGTTGACCATGCTGCCGGTGGCTCGTTTGAGTCTGCGATGCAACTGCTCAACCGTCAGGTTGGTGCCGTCAACTTTGCTCCTCTCAAGTCCCGGTTCTTGGAAGTATACCAGGCTTCCAAGACATATCTCCCTGCGTCGGCCGGCCTTCCCCCATTAGTCAACTATGTTCGCCGCACGGTAGAGGAGGCTGATCTTAGAAAGGTGTTTCCCGTCATCCCCAGGGATCTGGAGTACCTTGCCGAGCATGATCTTCACCGCGGTTACAAGTGCATGAAGACCAACAAGCTGGAAGAGGGTGTGACTATCTTCAAGAATATCCTGCACTCGCTGCTTGTCAACGCGGTTGGCtcggaggacgaggttgcggaggccaagaaggtcattactgctgctgccgagtATACCCTCGCCATGTCGATTGAGCTTGAGCGCAGGTCTCTTGGCACACCAGAGGCCATCCTGGCCAACCCCGAGCTCCTGAAGCGGAACTTGGAGCTTGCCGCTTACTTTACCATTCCCAAGATTGAGGTGGCTCATCGCCAGTTGGCTCTGTCTAATGCCATGACTCAGTCGATGCGCAGCAAGAACTACAGCAGCGCGTTGAGCTTTGCTAACAGGATAATCTCCAACGGTGATGCTGGCGGCGCTTTGGCCAAGCTTTTGGAAGCT GCTCGGAGAAACAAGGCCACCTGTGAGCGCAACCCTCACGACGCGGTGGAGATTGAGTTTGATCAATTTGCCGAGTTTGAGATTTGCGCGGCGAGCTACACGCCCATCTACAGCGGCACCTCGTATGAGGAGTGCGCGTTTGACGGATCCAAGTACCACACCAAGTACAAGGGCACCGTCTGCAAGGTGTGCGAGGTGTGCGAGGTTGGCAAGCACGGCAGCGGTTTGAAGCTTTTTGCTTGA
- the KRE5 gene encoding killer toxin resistant protein (BUSCO:EOG0926049A; COG:G; EggNog:ENOG503NVVK; CAZy:GT24) produces the protein MLRLSQLPLGLAAILATCLSPAHVGASPSVNVALKAAFPAPPYLVELLETAASDNATAYFALLDRVAKGDFVEAKTDKTLYEKFVEVLQDDGHMGAEALSTFQLALSMRTAAPRIEAHYQYYSTAVEPSLAEDQVGCVQWYLLDGKQYCTPSLEKAHADVKQSSQERTLPFDHKFGAGAKDIILYADISSPSFGKFHETAKEIAQKGEGSYRIRYKRSAAHPEETLSVNGYGVALTLKRTDYIVIDDRDTGAAKAQDEAQKPIGASDVVLDDEEEITDIKPLEKSELTPLAMKAASFIMKSDSPFETLLKLTQDFPKYSTSLGAHNVSEEFEEEHRLNRQALAPEGVNVLWMNGVQLIDRQIQPFGLVDLLTRERKLIHGVLDLGLTGEQAVSLLGHSEIAQAKSADDEPRRFDWRDKIEDGEVIVWLNNIEKDKRYQEFSPSIWTILQSFGGLPQVRKNMFNLVAPVDLTKPEDLIIIVEQLLVFMKRLIPVRFGFVPLTPTGEAIDQAKVVYYLLDTYGLSATVAYLENSLESKKTSKADEGVFKQAIKDRKPKEDATVLAFKDIFTSEHHEKQIHLAKHWVERLRADTEVPPVFFNGFPIPREENWLRAMNQKLGAELQEIQQGVYFGQIGDETNIEAQFAEKAIARRNTFIYPEDARDITILNVNKVYTENAYLFEKVPVVEADKDSTKEDWAALTVITDLSTPDGQKLAYFALKFRKDSPGVRMDIVHNPKGTSQSASALTLHIKKQEDSLATVNTLLDLETVLDNVSAEADREFDAALASFLSSVNLKAGNSALILNGRLVGPIPSAEDFKPEDLETFLETERAQRIVPVHRAIEDLGLGDKISGPLDAAKLTSVTALSGISDLPQGIFDSAPSVRISQFSEFKKEHTSFEVGDASKATIFFTAIINPASEGGQKWAAILKVLSELEGVHLRVFLNPTENVQELPIKRFYRYVLNSAPTFDQDGKVASLSANFAGVPRDTLFVAGMDVPPAWLVTSKVSVDDLDNLRIKDIKAKRGTEHVEAIYELENILIEGHSREMPSGAPPKGAQLVLGTESNPHIADTIIMANLGFFQFKANPGVYNLKLKEGRSSDIFTMVSVGAQGWAPAPGDENAEVTLMDFQGTTLYPRLTRNPGMEGEDVLEPTDPEPAPSGSAMDYLNKGLKFAEGILGKSKPAIKSLSETEHAEINIFSVASGHLYERMLNIMMVSVMRHTNHTVKFWFIEQFLSPSFKDFIPVLAEQYGFKYEMVTYKWPHWLRQQKEKQREIWGYKILFLDVLFPLSLDKVIFVDADQIVRTDLYDLVQLDLEGKPYGFTPMCDSRTEMEGFRFWKTGYWANYLRGLPYHISALYVVDLKKFREIAAGDRLRQQYHSLSADPNSLANLDQDLPNHMQFQIPIFSLPQEWLWCETWCSDETLGEARTIDLCNNPQTKEPKLERARRQVPEWTEYDEDIAELARRNREGKEKKVEGANTKSRRFEEEETKGHVVDEL, from the exons ATGCTTCGACTTTCACAACTACCATTAGGTCTTGCTGCCATCCTCGCAACATGCTTGTCCCCAGCCCATGTCGGGGCATCCCCGTCGGTGAATGTTGCGCTGAAGGCGGCCTTCCCTGCCCCTCCGTATCTGGTTGAACTGCT AGAAACGGCAGCTTCCGACAATGCGACAGCTTACTTTGCCCTCCTCGATCGTGTCGCAAAGGGCGACTTTGTGGAGGCCAAGACGGACAAGACGCTGTACGAGAAGTTCGTGGAAGTACTCCAGGATGATGGACACATGGGTGCGGAAGCTCTCTCGACCTTCCAGCTGGCCTTGTCCATGAGAACTGCCGCCCCTCGAATTGAGGCGCATTACCAATACTATTCGACAGCCGTGGAACCATCGCTGGCCGAAGATCAGGTTGGCTGCGTTCAGTGGTATCTTCTTGATGGGAAGCAATACTGCACTCCTTCTTTGGAAAAGGCGCACGCCGATGTGAAGCAGAGCAGTCAGGAAAGGACGTTGCCATTTGATCACAAATTCGGCGCCGGTGCCAAGGATATTATTCTGTATGCCGATATCAGTTCACCAAGTTTTGGCAAATTCCACGAGACAGCCAAAGAGATCGCGCAAAAGGGAGAGGGTTCTTACCGCATCAGGTACAAGAGAAGCGCTGCGCACCCAGAGGAGACTCTCTCCGTTAACGGCTACGGAGttgccctcaccctcaagaGAACTGATTACATTGTCATCGACGACAGAGACACAGGCGCCGCGAAGGCCCAAGACGAGGCGCAAAAACCCATTGGAGCTTCCGATGTGGTCctggatgacgaggaagagattACTGATATCAAGCCATTGGAGAAGTCTGAGCTTACTCCTCTCGCCATGAAGGCTGCTTCTTTTATCATGAAAAGTGACTCGCCTTTCGAAACGCTCCTCAAGCTCACCCAAGATTTCCCCAAATACTCGACCTCGCTTGGCGCACATAACGTTTccgaggagtttgaggaggagcatcgTCTCAACCGCCAGGCCTTGGCCCCTGAGGGTGTCAACGTCTTGTGGATGAACGGTGTTCAACTGATTGACCGTCAGATTCAACCATTTGGACTGGTCGATCTTCTGACCCGTGAGCGCAAGCTAATTCACGGCGTTTTGGATCTTGGCTTGACCGGAGAACAAGCCGTGTCTCTGCTTGGTCATAGCGAAATTGCCCAGGCCAAATCGGCAGATGATGAACCTCGCAGGTTCGACTGGCGGGACAAGatcgaggatggtgaggttaTCGTCTGGCTTAACAACATCGAAAAGGACAAAAGATACCAGGAGTTCTCGCCAAGCATTTGGACCATTCTTCAGAGCTTCGGTGGACTACCTCAAGTGCGAAAGAACATGTTCAACTTGGTTGCCCCGGTCGACTTGACAAAGCCTGAggacctcatcatcattgtTGAGCAGCTCCTCGTGTTCATGAAGCGACTGATTCCCGTCCGGTTTGGTTTtgtccccctcacccccaccggAGAAGCCATTGACCAAGCCAAGGTGGTCTACTACCTGCTTGATACCTATGGTCTCTCTGCTACCGTTGCCTACCTGGAGAACTCTCTCGAGTCAAAGAAGACGTCCAAGGCCGATGAGGGAGTCTTTAAGCAGGCTATCAAGGACCGCAAGCCGAAGGAAGACGCTACAGTCTTGGCTTTCAAGGACATCTTCACCTCGGAGCACCATGAAAAGCAAATCCATCTTGCTAAGCATTGGGTTGAAAGACTCCGCGCCGACACTGAAGTCCCTCCTGTTTTCTTCAACGGCTTCCCCATTCCGAGAGAAGAGAACTGGCTTAGAGCCATGAACCAAAAGCTGGGCGCCGAGCTGCAGGAGATTCAGCAGGGGGTGTACTTTGGTCAGATTGGAGATGAGACAAACATCGAGGCCCAGTTCGCTGAAAAGGCCATCGCTCGCCGCAACACTTTTATTTACCCTGAGGATGCCCGTGATATCACCATTCTCAACGTCAACAAGGTCTACACCGAGAATGCCTACCTCTTTGAAAAGgtgcctgttgttgaggcAGACAAGGACTCAACCAAGGAAGACTGGGCTGCGCTGACGGTCATCACTGACTTGAGTACCCCCGATGGTCAAAAGCTGGCGTACTTTGCCCTCAAATTCCGCAAGGATAGCCCGGGCGTCAGGATGGATATCGTCCATAACCCCAAGGGTACCAGCCAGTCGGCATCTGCCCTCACTCTTCAtatcaagaagcaggaggacAGTCTAGCGACCGTCAACACCCTATTGGATCTTGAAACCGTCCTTGATAATGTGTCAGCTGAGGCTGATCGTGAATTCGATGCTGCTCTGGCCAGCTTCTTGTCTAGCGTCAACCTCAAGGCAGGCAACAGCGCTCTTATCCTCAACGGCCGCCTTGTAGGCCCTATCCCCTCTGCCGAGGACTTCAAGCCTGAAGACTTGGAGACCTTCCTTGAGACGGAGCGTGCCCAGCGCATCGTTCCTGTTCACAGGGCGATCGAGGATCTTGGCCTCGGTGATAAGATTTCTGGTCCTTTGGATGCCGCCAAGTTGACCTCAGTCACTGCTCTCTCGGGTATTTCTGATCTCCCACAGGGCATCTTTGACTCTGCGCCATCTGTGAGAATCAGTCAGTTCAGCGAATTCAAGAAGGAACACACGTCAttcgaggttggtgacgCTTCCAAGGCCACCATTTTCTTCactgccatcatcaatccCGCTAGCGAGGGTGGACAAAAGTGGGCTGCTATCCTCAAGGTTCTTTCCGAGTTGGAGGGCGTGCATCTTCGGGTGTTCCTCAACCCCACAGAGAATGTTCAAGAGCTGCCCATCAAGAGATTCTACCGCTATGTTCTCAACTCTGCTCCCACCTTCGACCAGGATGGAAAGGTTGCGTCCCTGTCAGCCAACTTTGCTGGTGTTCCTCGGGATACCTTGTTTGTTGCCGGCATGGATGTTCCTCCTGCTTGGCTCGTTACCTCCAAGGTCTCGGTCGACGACTTGGATAACCTTCGTATTAAGGATATCAAAGCCAAGCGTGGCACCGAGCATGTCGAAGCTATCTACGAACTCGAAAACATTCTCATCGAAGGCCACTCCCGCGAGATGCCCAGCGGCGCACCCCCCAAGGGCGCCCAACTCGTCCTCGGAACCGAAAGCAACCCCCACATCGccgacaccatcatcatggctAACCTCGGCTTCTTCCAGTTCAAAGCCAACCCCGGCGTGTAcaacctcaagctcaaggaagGCCGCTCCTCGgacatcttcaccatggTCAGCGTAGGAGCCCAAGGCTGGGCCCCCGCTCCCGGTGACGAAAACGCCGAGGTCACCCTCATGGACTTCCAAGGCACAACCCTCTACCCCCGTCTAACCCGCAACCCAGGCATGGAAGGCGAGGACGTCCTCGAGCCCACCGACCCCGAACCCGCCCCCTCAGGATCAGCAATGGACTACCTCAACAAAGGCCTCAAGTTCGCCGAAGGCATCCTGGGCAAGTCAAAGCCTGCAATCAAGTCCCTCAGCGAGACCGAGCACGCGGAGATCAACATTTTTTCGGTTGCCTCGGGCCACTTGTATGAGCGTATGCTCAACATCATGATGGTCAGCGTGATGCGGCACACGAACCACACTGTCAAGTTTTGGTTCATTGAGCAATTCCTCTCGCCTTCCTTTAAGGACTTTATTCCCGTGCTTGCGGAACAGTACGGGTTTAAGTACGAGATGGTGACGTACAAATGGCCTCACTGGCTGCGTCAGcaaaaggagaagcagcgCGAGATTTGGGGGTATAAAATCTTGTTTCTTGACGTTTTGTTTCCGTTGTCGTTGGATAAAGTCATTTTTGTCGACGCGGATCAGATCGTCCGCACCGATCTGTACGACCTTGTCCAACTCGACCTCGAGGGTAAGCCCTACGGCTTCACGCCCATGTGCGACTCCCGCAccgagatggaggggttcCGTTTCTGGAAGACGGGGTATTGGGCCAATTATCTGAGGGGACTGCCGTATCATATCTCGGCTCTTTACGTCGTGGATCTCAAGAAGTTTAGGGAGATTGCTGCGGGGGATAGGTTGAGGCAGCAGTACCACTCTTTGAGCGCTGACCCCAACTCGCTGGCGAATCTCGATCAGGATCTGCCTAATCACATGCAGTTCCAGATTCCGATCTTTAGCCTGCCGCAGGAGTGGCTTTGGTGCGAGACTTGGTGCAGCGATGAGACGCTGGGCGAGGCGAGGACGATTGATTTGTGTAATAACCCGCAGACGAAGGAGCCGAAGCTGGAGAGGGCTAGGAGGCAGGTGCCCGAGTGGACAGAGTATGATGAAGACATTGCTgagttggcgaggaggaacagggaggggaaggagaagaaggtggagggggcgaATACTAAGAGTAggaggtttgaggaggaggagacaaaggggcatgtggttgatgagttgTAG
- the RAD54 gene encoding DNA-dependent ATPase protein rad54 (COG:L; EggNog:ENOG503NVQF) yields MATRCLKSTLLLIRAKLSNTGTFLAAYIKTLSSQNLRLLIPNTPAANKENVGAPRSKFPTPQSLDRLRTPFKCPGSATRTVATDRPARKKRRIDYKGTDGDVDPDADKPYTNADRLALANRDANKFPVFQPKDKTTVFRKAFSVPLLNKDSAAYNPNRPPPTLGLRQGAVFVAKPLHDPSGEFAIVLYDPTVDDRPKDAPKPEEKVEEEKIVEPLEHKSLAEILGIKKKVVGEHPRVPVVIDPKLAKILRPHQIEGVKFMYKCVTGMVDEKAHGCIMADEMGLGKTLQCITLLWTLLKQSPDAGKTTIQKAIVACPASLVRNWANELVKWLGPDATTPFAIDGKASKEELTRQLRQWAIATGRAVTRPIIIVSYETLRLNCEELRNTEIGLILCDEGHRLKNNDNKLFTALNGLNVKRRVILSGTPIQNDLSEYFSLISFANPDLLGTHLEFRKRFEIPILRGRDSMASEAERKRGDECLAELATIVNKFVIRRTNDLLSKYLPIKYEHVVFCNLAPFQLDLYNYFLTSPDIQALLRGKGSQPLKAIGILKNLCNHPDLLKLPDDLPGSEQHYPDDYVPRDSRGRDRDIKPWYSGKMQVLDRMLARIRADTNDKIVLISNYTQTLDLFEKLCRSRAYPCLRLDGKMLVNKRQKLVDKFNDPNGDEFVFLLSSKAGGCGLNLIGANRLVLFDPDWNPAADQQALARVWRDGQKKDCFVYRFIATGTIEEKIFQRQSHKQSLSSCVVDSAEDVERHFSLDSLRELFQYRPDTKSDTHDTFKCKRCKPDGKQFIKAPAMLYGDTSTWNHFVNEGLKGIQDLLLRQEMGEREVSAVFQYISH; encoded by the exons ATGGCGACGCGCTGCCTAAAGTCAACATTATTACTAATCCGCGCCAAACTTTCCAACACTGGCACGTTTCTCGCCGCCTACATCAAAACCCTTTCCTCACAGAACTTGCGCCTTTT GATACCAAACACCCCCGCCGCGAACAAGGAGAACGTCGGTGCCCCCCGAAGCAAATTCCCCACACCACAATCACTCGACCGCCTCCGGACGCCGTTCAAATGCCCAGGGTCGGCCACTCGCACCGTTGCTACCGACCGCCCAGCTCGCAAGAAGCGGAGAATCGACTACAAGGGCACAGATGGAGACGTTGATCCGGATGCCGACAAGCCCTACACAAATGCCGACCGGCTAGCCCTGGCGAATCGCGACGCCAACAAGTTCCCAGTATTCCAGCCAAAAGACAAGACCACAGTGTTTCGCAAAGCCTTTTCGGTTCCTCTCCTGAACAAAGATAGCGCTGCCTACAACCCCAATCGCCCCCCACCAACACTTGGCTTAAGACAGGGAGCTGTATTTGTCGCAAAGCCTCTGCATGATCCAAGTGGCGAGTTCGCCATTGTCCTGTATGATCCAACAGTTGACGACAGGCCAAAGGATGCGCCTAAGCCAGAGGaaaaggtcgaggaggaaaagatcgTCGAGCCCTTAGAGCACAAGAGTCTCGCCGAGATCTTGgggatcaagaagaaggttgttggAGAGCACCCAAGGGTACCGGTGGTCATCGATCCAAAGCTTGCCAAGATTCTCCGCCCACATCAGATTGAAGGTGTCAAGTTTATGTACAAGTGTGTGACGGGCATGGTGGATGAAAAGGCACATGGGTGCATCATGGCCGATGAAATGGGTCTTGGCAAAACGCTACAATGCATCACACTGCTGTGGACACTGCTCAAGCAGTCTCCTGATGCTGGCAAGACAACAATCCAGAAAGCTATTGTTGCCTGCCCAGCAAGTCTGGTGCGCAACTGGGCCAACGAGTTGGTCAAGTGGCTGGGTCCGGATGCTACGACGCCTTTCGCTATTGACGGCAAGGCTTCAAAAGAGGAACTGACCCGACAGCTTCGCCAGTGGGCCATTGCAACCGGACGAGCCGTCACGagacccatcatcatcgtctcgTATGAGACCCTCCGTCTGAACTGCGAAGAGCTCAGAAACACAGAGATCGGACTGATTCTCTGCGACGAAGGTCACCGTCTGAagaacaacgacaacaagtTATTCACTGCCCTGAACGGCCTCAATGTCAAGCGTCGCGTCATTCTCTCTGGTACACCCATTCAAAACGATTTGTCCGAGTACTTTTCACTCATCAGCTTCGCCAACCCGGATCTATTGGGTACACACCTCGAGTTCCGCAAACGCTTCGAGATTCCCATTCTCCGTGGCCGTGATTCCATGGCCTCTGAGGCTGAGAGGAAACGTGGTGATGAATGTCTTGCCGAGCTGGCCACCATCGTCAACAAGTTCGTCATTCGCCGTACCAACGATCTGCTGTCCAAGTACTTGCCCATCAAGTACGAGCACGTCGTCTTCTGCAACCTGGCCCCCTTCCAGCTCGACCTATACAACTACTTCCTCACCTCGCCAGACATCCAAGCCCTTCTCCGTGGCAAAGGCTCCCAGCCACTCAAGGCCATTGGTATTCTCAAAAACCTATGCAATCACCCAGATCTTCTCAAGCTCCCCGATGATCTGCCCGGCTCTGAACAACATTACCCCGATGACTATGTCCCCAGGGACTCTCGTGGCCGCGATCGCGACATCAAGCCATGGTACTCGGGCAAGATGCAAGTCCTCGACCGTATGCTGGCCCGCATCCGCGCCGACACAAACGACAAGATTGTCCTCATCAGCAATTACACCCAAACCCTCGACCTCTTCGAGAAACTCTGTCGCAGCCGCGCCTACCCCTGCCTCCGTCTCGACGGTAAAATGCTGGTTAACAAGCGCCAGAAGCTCGTCGACAAGTTCAACGACCCCAACGGCGACGAAttcgtcttcctcctttcCAGCAAGGCAGGTGGTTGCGgtctcaacctcatcggcGCCAATcgcctcgtcctcttcgACCCCGATTGGAACCCTGCCGCTGACCAGCAAGCTCTCGCTCGTGTCTGGCGTGATGGCCAGAAGAAGGATTGTTTCGTCTACCGGTTCATTGCCACGGGAACAATTGAGGAAAAGATCTTTCAGCGTCAGTCGCACAAGCAGAGTTTGAGTTCGTGTGTGGTGGATTCggcggaggatgtggagaggCATTTTAGCTTGGACAGCTTGAGGGAGCTGTTCCAGTATCGGCCTGATACGAAGAGCGATACGCATGATACGTTCAAGTGCAAGAGGTGCAAGCCAGATGGGAAGCAGTTTATCAAGGCGCCGGCCATGTTGTATGGTGATACGAGTACGTGGAATCATTTTGTGAatgaggggttgaaggggataCAAGATTTGTTGCTGAggcaggagatgggggagagggaggtgagtgCGGTGTTTCAGTACATTTCTCATTAA